The sequence below is a genomic window from Pseudomonadota bacterium.
CATCGCGCAGCTCTTTGGCAAATGCGCGACGCGACGTGATGGTGTTCTCCGTGCATCTCTCCAGGTTCATCTCGGCAACTATGGCGTCGCGTTTGGCCGGGCGCAGATGGGCCAACATGACCTTGCCGGCGGCGCTGGCATGGATCTGCGAATACTCACCGACCCGCGGCGCCAGTCGATAGGGTTCGATGCTGTCGACGGTCTTGATAAAGAGGACCGTGTTGCCGGCAAGCACCGACAGACAGACATGCGCGCCTGTGTTCCGATTGAGCGATTCCATGATGTCGGAGGCGACGCTGGGAAGGTCGTTCGCGCTGAGCGCACGACTCGACCAGCCGAGTAGCCTAACGCCGGGCTGATAGGTCTGCCGATCAGGGTCGAACGAGAGGAGGCGTTCGGCGACCAGGACCGAGAGGATCCGGTGCGTCGAGCTTTTCGTCATGCCGGACAGCTCGACCAAACGAGTAAAGGTCAACGGTGTGCTGTTGGCGCACACGATGTCCAGCAGACCGGCTGATTTCGCAACGATCGAACTCATCGCCATGACCCCCATTGTCGCGGCGCGAATTGACTTCGCACAGGCAGTAAGCCAGAGTTCCGTATTACAGGCAAGTAGTTCTGTAATATGGAACAATCAAATCAATGACAAACGCCGGCACGGCAACCAAACGCCAGGGGGGCCGCCAGGCCCGCCGCCTTCAGCGCAAAGAGACAGCTGAGCGAACCACGATGGAGACGGGCACCAAACTGGGGTCCCGGTTCGCGCCGTTGAGCGACTCGGATGTCCTGCGTATCCATCAGGCCGCGCTCGATCTGCTTGAGCGGATCGGCATGGCGCAGCCGACGGAACGGGTCGCGGCGGTTGCCCTGGCGAATGGCTGTTCGTTGTCAGAGACCGGACGCCTCCTGTTTCCAAGATTGCTTGTCGAAGACGTCTTGGCGCGCGCGGCAACGTCTGTCGTTGTGCATGGGCGCGACCCCGTGTTCGACTTCGAAGCACGGGTCGGCACGGTCAATTTCTGCACCGGCGGTGCGGCGGTCAGCATGCTCGATCTGGAATCGCGGACCTATCGTCCCAGCACGCTTCGCGACCTCTATGATCTCGCGCGGCTGTGCGACACCCTGCCCAACATTCAGTGGTTCGCGCGACCTGTCGTCGCCACCGACATCGCTGACATTTTCGATCTCGACGTCAACACCATCTATGCCTGCGCCGCCGGCACCAGAAAGCACATCGCGACCAGCATCACCCTGGGCGAGCACGTAGAACGTTTGGTGCCATTGCTCGATGGCTTGGCCGGCGGCGAAGGGCGGTTCGCCAAGCGGCCGTTCTGCACCGTGCACGCGACCATGGTCGTTTCGCCCATGACCTTCGCGCCCGACAGTCTGGATGTCGCCTGTGCTGCGGTTGATATCGGCATGCCGATCCACTGTCAGAGCGGGCCGCAGGCCGGCGCCACGGCACCGGCTGCGCTGGCTGGTACGCTGGCACAGATCTGTGCGGAGGTGCTGGCTTCGTTGACGATCATCAACCTTATGAAGCCTGGCCACCCGGTCGTTCTCGGCAATTGGGCATTCGTGTCCGACCTCCGGACCGGCGCCTTTAGCGGCGGCGGCGCGGAACAGGCACTGCTCGGCGCTGCCGCCGGCCAGATGGCGGCATTCTATGGCGTCCCCGGTGGCATGGGCGCAGGCATGACCGATTCGAAGTTGCCCGACAATCAGGCGGGTTTCGAAAAAGGTCTGACCATAGCGCTCGCCGCGCTGTCGGGTTCCGGCATGGTCTACGAGTCCGCCGGCATGGTGGCGAGCCTTTTGGGCTGTTCTCTCGAGGCCATGGTGATCGATGACGAGATGCTGTCGAACATCCGCCGTATCGCGCGCGGTATCGAGGTCAACGACGAGACGTTGTCGGTCGACCTCATCAGCGACGTCACCGCCGGACCCGGGCACTTCCTGGGCACCAGGCAGACCATGGATCTGATGGAGACCGAGTACGTTTACCCGCGCCTGGCCGACCGCTCGAACCCCGACGATTGGGCCGAGGCCGGTGCCTTGGACATCGCGCAGCGGGCGACGCGCGTGGTCCACGCAGTCCTTGAGAGCCATCGGCCTTGGCATATCGATCCGGACCTCGACGCCGACCTGCGGACGACCTATGTGATCAACCTTAACCGTGACGCCTTAGGCCCGACGTCTGCATGAGCGATCACTATCGCGTCGTCGTCGTTGGCGGCGGCATCGTCGGTGCCAGCGTTCTCTACTGGCTTGCCAGGCTCGGCTGGACCGACACCCTACTGTTGGAACGCCGCGATCTCACGTCTGGTTCGACATGGCATGCCGCCGGCAACACCACGTTTTTCGGGCATTACCCAGCGATCACGAGGCTCTTCATCAACTCAGTAAAGACCTATCTGGCGGCCGAGGACGAGAGCGGCCAAGCGATCGGGTTTCATTCCGCCGGCAGCCTCCGTCTCGCCACGTCCCACGACGAACTGGCGTTCTATCGGCATCTGGAACCGCTCTATCGGACGATGGACGTGCCCTATCGGGTCGT
It includes:
- a CDS encoding IclR family transcriptional regulator, which produces MSSIVAKSAGLLDIVCANSTPLTFTRLVELSGMTKSSTHRILSVLVAERLLSFDPDRQTYQPGVRLLGWSSRALSANDLPSVASDIMESLNRNTGAHVCLSVLAGNTVLFIKTVDSIEPYRLAPRVGEYSQIHASAAGKVMLAHLRPAKRDAIVAEMNLERCTENTITSRRAFAKELRDVAKRGIALCDREEFLLVNGISAPVFGHHGEVIAAMSLWDLVERNPINALLRHEEDLRAAARALSARLGAQDGMPDAA
- a CDS encoding trimethylamine methyltransferase family protein is translated as MTNAGTATKRQGGRQARRLQRKETAERTTMETGTKLGSRFAPLSDSDVLRIHQAALDLLERIGMAQPTERVAAVALANGCSLSETGRLLFPRLLVEDVLARAATSVVVHGRDPVFDFEARVGTVNFCTGGAAVSMLDLESRTYRPSTLRDLYDLARLCDTLPNIQWFARPVVATDIADIFDLDVNTIYACAAGTRKHIATSITLGEHVERLVPLLDGLAGGEGRFAKRPFCTVHATMVVSPMTFAPDSLDVACAAVDIGMPIHCQSGPQAGATAPAALAGTLAQICAEVLASLTIINLMKPGHPVVLGNWAFVSDLRTGAFSGGGAEQALLGAAAGQMAAFYGVPGGMGAGMTDSKLPDNQAGFEKGLTIALAALSGSGMVYESAGMVASLLGCSLEAMVIDDEMLSNIRRIARGIEVNDETLSVDLISDVTAGPGHFLGTRQTMDLMETEYVYPRLADRSNPDDWAEAGALDIAQRATRVVHAVLESHRPWHIDPDLDADLRTTYVINLNRDALGPTSA